One window from the genome of Salvia miltiorrhiza cultivar Shanhuang (shh) chromosome 7, IMPLAD_Smil_shh, whole genome shotgun sequence encodes:
- the LOC130991375 gene encoding meiotic recombination protein DMC1 homolog isoform X1: MLAFNARAEEQSQLQIVEREEIEDEEELFEAIDKLTAHGINAGDVKKLQDAGIYTCNGLMMHTKKNLTGIKGLSEAKVDKICEAVEKIVNFGYMTGSDALLKRKSVVRITTGSQALDELLGGGIETSAITEAFGEFRSGKTQLAHTLCVSTQLPTNMKGGNGKVAYIDTEGTFRPDRIIPIAERFGMDAGAVLDNIIYARAYTYEHQYNLLLGLAAKMAEEPFRLLIVDSVIALFRVDFTGRGELAERQQKLAQMLSRLMKIAEEFNVAVYMTNQVIADPGGGVFISDPKKPAGGHVLAHAATIRLMFRKGKGEQRVCKVFDAPNLPEAEAVFQITPGGITDAKD, translated from the exons ATGCTTGCATTCAA TGCcagagctgaagagcagagcCAGCTGCAGATCGTGGAAAGGGAAGAgatcgaagatgaagaagaattgTTCGAAGCGATTGATAAAC TGACAGCTCATGGAATCAATGCTGGAGATGTGAAGAAGCTGCAGGATGCTGGGATCTACACATGCAATGGCTTGATGATGCACACTAAGAAG AATTTGACTGGAATCAAAGGACTTTCTGAGGCTAAAGTTGATAAGATCTGTGAAGCTGTAGAGAAGATAGTG AACTTTGGTTATATGACTGGCAGTGATGCATTGCTGAAA AGAAAATCAGTAGTTCGCATCACAACTGGAAGCCAAGCTCTTGATGAACTATTAGGGG GGGGAATAGAAACTTCCGCAATAACAGAAGCTTTTGGGGAATTCAG ATCTGGAAAGACACAGCTTGCCCATACTCTTTGTGTCTCTACTCAG CTTCCTACTAATATGAAAGGAGGCAATGGAAAGGTTGCTTATATCGATACTGAGGGGACATT CCGTCCAGATCGGATAATACCCATTGCTGAAAGATTTGGGATGGATGCTGGAGCTGTACTTGACAAT ATCATATACGCTCGCGCCTATACATATGAGCATCAATACAACCTGCTTCTCGGTCTAGCAGCAAAAATGGCTGAAGAGCCTTTCAGGCTGTTG ATTGTTGATTCCGTCATAGCTCTATTCCGGGTGGACTTCACTGGACGAGGCGAACTTGCAGAACGACAG CAAAAGTTGGCTCAGATGCTCTCAAGGCTAATGAAGATCGCTGAGGAATTCAATGTTGCTGTTTACATGACCAACCAGG TCATTGCTGATCCTGGAGGAGGTGTGTTCATATCGGATCCGAAGAAGCCAGCAGGTGGCCATGTTTTAGCTCATGCAGCCACCATAAGGCTGATGTTCAGGAAGGGCAAAGGCGAGCAACGCGTCTGCAAGGTGTTTGATGCCCCAAATCTTCCCGAGGCCGAAGC AGTTTTCCAGATAACTCCAGGTGGAATTACAGATGCCAAGGATTGA
- the LOC130991376 gene encoding stem-specific protein TSJT1 → MLAVFNKSVAKSPDALQQSPVNGAVSALKDGFLAAHFSSAHSGSFVINLASSGFIAYSSSRQNPLLPRLFAVVDDMFCLFEGHIENIAALKQQYGLNKTANEVSIVIEAYRTLRDRGPYPAEQVVRGIHGRFAFILFDATSQSTFIASDVDGSVPFFWGTDAEGHLVVSTDTEIVKQGCGKSFSPFPKGCFFTSSGGLRSYEHPNELKAVPRVDSSGEVCGMTFKVDEESRKEKPAMPRVGSDANWSKHY, encoded by the exons ATGCTGGCCGTCTTCAACAAATCGGTGGCGAAAAGCCCAGATGCACTGCAGCAGAGCCCCGTAAACGGCGCCGTTTCCGCCCTAAAAGACGGATTCTTGGCGGCGCATTTCTCCTCCGCACACTCGGGCTCCTTCGTAATCAATCTCGCCTCTTCCGGCTTCATTGCCTACTCTTCTTCCCGACAGAACCCTCTTCTTCCTAG ACTTTTTGCGGTTGTGGATGATATGTTCTGCTTGTTCGAGGGCCACATTGAAAACATTGCAGCTCTTAAGCAGCAGTATGGCTTGAACAAGACGGCTAACGAGGTGAGCATTGTGATTGAGGCTTATAGGACTCTGAGGGATAGGGGCCCTTACCCTGCTGAGCAAGTTGTGAGGGGCATCCATGGGAGGTTCGCATTCATTCTGTTCGATGCTACTTCACAATCCACGTTTATTGCTTCC GATGTAGACGGGAGCGTGCCTTTCTTTTGGGGAACTGATGCTGAAGGTCACCTTGTTGTTTCTACTGATACTGAGATTGTGAAGCAAGGCTGTGGCAAGTCTTTCTCCCCATTTCCCAAAG GATGCTTTTTCACATCATCTGGAGGTCTGCGGAGCTACGAGCATCCAAATGAGTTGAAGGCTGTTCCAAGAGTGGACAGTTCAGGGGAGGTTTGTGGTATGACATTCAAGGTAGACGAAGAGTCGCGCAAAGAAAAACCAGCAATGCCTAGGGTTGGAAGCGACGCAAATTGGTCCAAGCACTATTGA
- the LOC130991377 gene encoding transmembrane emp24 domain-containing protein p24beta3 codes for METTGGIIRRGGAAYALLGLLLLSTLSRISALSVTVNDVECIYEYVLYEGDTVSGNFVVVDHDIFWSSDHPGIDFTVTSPAGNSVHTLKGTSGDKFEFKAPRSGMYKFCFHNPYSTPETVSFYIHVGHIPTEHDLAKDEHLDPINVKLAELKEALESVTAEQKYLKARDTRHRHTNESTRRRVIFYTVGEYLLLALVSGLQVVYIRRLFSKSVAYNRV; via the exons ATGGAGACGACGGGAGGGATTATCAGGCGCGGCGGGGCAGCCTACGCCCTCTTAGGCCTCCTTCTTCTCAGCACGCTGAGCCGTATCTCGGCGCTATCGGTCACGGTGAACGACGTCGAATGCATATACGAGTACGTCTTGTACGAAGGCGACACCGTTTCGGGGAATTTCGTCGTCGTCGATCACGATATCTTCTGGAGCTCCGATCATCCCGGCATCGACTTCACG GTTACATCACCAGCAGGTAATTCTGTGCACACTTTGAAAGGAACATCTGGGGACAAGTTTGAGTTTAAGGCCCCTAGAAGTGGAATGTACAAATTTTGCTTCCACAACCCGTATTCTACACCGGAGACAGTCTCTTTCTACATTCATGTTGGCCATATTCCCACTGAACATGACCTTGCGAAGGATG AACATTTGGACCCCATTAATGTCAAACTTGCTGAACTGAAGGAAGCTTTGGAATCTGTGACTGCAGAGCAGAAGTATTTGAAAGCTCGTGATACTCGTCATCGGCATA CAAACGAGAGCACGAGAAGGCGTGTCATATTTTACACAGTTGGGGAATACCTTTTGCTCGCTCTAGTAAGCGGACTTCAGGTAGTCTACATACGTCGCTTGTTTAGTAAATCGGTTGCGTACAACCGTGTTTGA
- the LOC130991378 gene encoding early light-induced protein 1, chloroplastic, protein MAASCYGMSAISCVARSRQLLGVGVSNFVKTDLKFRVRSSSQDNEMPQPNPTPPKPKMSTSFFDVLAFSGPAPERINGRLAMTGFVTAIAVELASGRDIFSQLQNGGLPWFVYTSALLSVASLVPLFSGQTPESKAGAVMTSDAELLNGRLAMLGLVALALTEYVKGGALVSL, encoded by the exons ATGGCTGCATCCTGCTATGGAATGTCTGCAATCTCATGTGTTGCAAGAAGCAGACAGCTACTTGGAGTTGGAGTCTCAAACTTTGTGAAGACAGATCTCAAGTTTAGAGTCAGAAGCTCGTCCCAG GATAACGAGATGCCCCAACCCAACCCAACCCCTCCCAAGCCTAAG ATGAGCACCAGCTTCTTCGACGTGTTGGCCTTCAGCGGGCCGGCGCCGGAGCGGATCAACGGGCGGCTGGCGATGACCGGATTTGTGACTGCGATCGCGGTGGAGCTGGCCAGCGGGAGGGACATCTTCTCGCAGCTGCAGAACGGCGGTTTGCCGTGGTTCGTCTACACGAGCGCTTTGCTATCGGTGGCTTCACTCGTCCCTTTGTTCAGCGGCCAGACGCCGGAATCTAAAGCCGGCGCCGTCATGACCTCCGACGCCGAGCTGTTGAACGGAAGGTTGGCGATGCTCGGCCTCGTCGCTTTGGCTCTCACCGAGTAT
- the LOC130991375 gene encoding meiotic recombination protein DMC1 homolog isoform X2, giving the protein MLAFKAEEQSQLQIVEREEIEDEEELFEAIDKLTAHGINAGDVKKLQDAGIYTCNGLMMHTKKNLTGIKGLSEAKVDKICEAVEKIVNFGYMTGSDALLKRKSVVRITTGSQALDELLGGGIETSAITEAFGEFRSGKTQLAHTLCVSTQLPTNMKGGNGKVAYIDTEGTFRPDRIIPIAERFGMDAGAVLDNIIYARAYTYEHQYNLLLGLAAKMAEEPFRLLIVDSVIALFRVDFTGRGELAERQQKLAQMLSRLMKIAEEFNVAVYMTNQVIADPGGGVFISDPKKPAGGHVLAHAATIRLMFRKGKGEQRVCKVFDAPNLPEAEAVFQITPGGITDAKD; this is encoded by the exons ATGCTTGCATTCAA agctgaagagcagagcCAGCTGCAGATCGTGGAAAGGGAAGAgatcgaagatgaagaagaattgTTCGAAGCGATTGATAAAC TGACAGCTCATGGAATCAATGCTGGAGATGTGAAGAAGCTGCAGGATGCTGGGATCTACACATGCAATGGCTTGATGATGCACACTAAGAAG AATTTGACTGGAATCAAAGGACTTTCTGAGGCTAAAGTTGATAAGATCTGTGAAGCTGTAGAGAAGATAGTG AACTTTGGTTATATGACTGGCAGTGATGCATTGCTGAAA AGAAAATCAGTAGTTCGCATCACAACTGGAAGCCAAGCTCTTGATGAACTATTAGGGG GGGGAATAGAAACTTCCGCAATAACAGAAGCTTTTGGGGAATTCAG ATCTGGAAAGACACAGCTTGCCCATACTCTTTGTGTCTCTACTCAG CTTCCTACTAATATGAAAGGAGGCAATGGAAAGGTTGCTTATATCGATACTGAGGGGACATT CCGTCCAGATCGGATAATACCCATTGCTGAAAGATTTGGGATGGATGCTGGAGCTGTACTTGACAAT ATCATATACGCTCGCGCCTATACATATGAGCATCAATACAACCTGCTTCTCGGTCTAGCAGCAAAAATGGCTGAAGAGCCTTTCAGGCTGTTG ATTGTTGATTCCGTCATAGCTCTATTCCGGGTGGACTTCACTGGACGAGGCGAACTTGCAGAACGACAG CAAAAGTTGGCTCAGATGCTCTCAAGGCTAATGAAGATCGCTGAGGAATTCAATGTTGCTGTTTACATGACCAACCAGG TCATTGCTGATCCTGGAGGAGGTGTGTTCATATCGGATCCGAAGAAGCCAGCAGGTGGCCATGTTTTAGCTCATGCAGCCACCATAAGGCTGATGTTCAGGAAGGGCAAAGGCGAGCAACGCGTCTGCAAGGTGTTTGATGCCCCAAATCTTCCCGAGGCCGAAGC AGTTTTCCAGATAACTCCAGGTGGAATTACAGATGCCAAGGATTGA